CAGGAGCATGGCGATACCCAGGGCCACGGTAGCGTAACGCCACCTGACACAAAAATCGACAAGCCGGGCATAAGGGCCGTTAATGACCCACCTTAACCACAGGACCATGCGCTTTTCCTTCTTGAGGTCATTCTTGCGGGGGGAGGCTCCATGTCTGGACCGGGATAGGTGGGCCGGCAGAATCAGCAGGGACTCTGCCAAAGAGCCAAGCAGCACCAGGATCACCACAATGGGGATGTTGCGCATCACCTTCCCCATGGTGCCCGTACCCAAAAGGAGCGGCCAGAACGCGGCCACCGTGGTAAGAACCGCAAAAATTACCGGTCGTCCCACTTCTATTGTGCCATGCACCGCACCATCAAGACCTCTAAGTCCTTCGTCTTGCTTGCGAAAGATATTCTCTCCAACAATGATGGCGTCATCCACTACAATACCAAGGACCGTGATGAAGGCGAAGAGCGAAATCATATTGATAGACACATCAAATCTGGGCAGGATCCAGATCCCGGCTGCAAAGGAAATCGGTATCCCCAGGGTAACCCAAAAGGCCAATCGCAAGTTCAAAAACATTCCCAACAGGATGCTCACCAGCACCAGACCGATAGCCATGTTTCTTAACAACAAGTCGATACGGCTCCGCAATATTTTCGATCTGTCTCGATAAAAATCGATGCCCACCCCCTGAGGAAGGCTGGGTCTGATCTCCTCAATGTAGCCTTTAACGGTATCGGCCACTGTCAAGGCGTTTTGATCGGCCACCCGGAAGACCTCAATCACCCCCGACAGTTTGCCTTGAAATTGGGTCAAGAGATCCGTATCCTCGAATCCGTCTATCAGGGTGGCAATTTGGCCCAGGGTGACCTTGCTGCCATCGGCCCTGGCAAGCACCGCCACATCCTGATAATCCGCAGCATGGTAACGCCGGCCCTTGGTGCGGACCAGGATTTCTCCACCTGCTGTCTTGATGTCGCCGGCAGGTAGATCCAGACTGGCACGTCTTACGATTTCAGCCACCTGGCCCAGGGTGAGCCTGTAACGGCGGAGGGTTTGCTCAGAAATTTCAATGTGAATCTCGCCCTGGCGTATGCCAGAGATCTCGGCATAGGTGATGTCCGGCAAATTGGTAATGTCGTCTTTGACTTTTTCAGTTAAGTGCTTGATGGTTGACTCTGGTGCATCACCGTAGACAGCAACATTCACTACCTGGACTCGCCGGGTTACCTCACTGACCACAGGCTCTTCCGCCTCTTCGGGAAATGTATTAATACGATCCACTTCGGCCTTGACCTCGTCCAAGAGAGCCTTCAAATCCCAATCCTTCATGACCTCAATGTTGACCCAGCCGGACCCCTCCCTGGCCACAGAATCGATCCGTTTGATGCCGGCCAGACCTGCCACGTTTTCTTCAATCCGACGGACAATCGCCTCCTCCACCTCTGCCGGAGAGGCGCCGGGATATGCCATGGTGATGGAGATTTGGTCCAGAGACGTTTCGGGAAAGACCTCCAGTTTCATGGTCAGGCCAGTGACCGTACCGGCCAGCAAGAGTAATATCATGAGCAGATTGGCTGCAACGTGATTGTCGGCAAACCAGGCGACGATGCCTTTCATGTAGGAATTTTCTCCTTTACAAATTTGCTTGGGTTCCAGGTACGGGGCGCACAGCCATCCCGTCAGCAAACGCCTTCAGGGGAGTGGTGACCAACCTTTCTCCCTCTTCCAGACCAGCCTGAATCACCGCATCATCACCCTGAACCAAAGCCACGTCCACTTTGCGGAAGTGAAGCCGACTGTGCTTGTCCACAACCCAGACCAGATCGTCCTGGCGCAAAGCGGACCGCGGTATGATAGCGGCATTGGGCAAGCTTCGGCCTTGAATATTCACTGTGACAAAGAGACCCATGACAAGTGGTGGCTTCTTTGCGTAGGGTTTTTCCACCCGGACAACCACATTAATCATCCGGGTGCGCTCATCCAGTTTTCCTTCAGCACGTACCACCGTTGCCGGCCAGATCCGCTCTCGTCCGGCAATGCTGGCCAGGACCTTTGCAGGAGAACCAGGGCTGTTTCCAGGGGTGAAACCGGGTATATGGAACCAGAATGCACTCTCGTCTTCCAATGGCACAACAATTTCTGCCGCCTCAGTGGAATAGAGGATGGCTAAGGTCTGTCCGATTAAGACATGTTGGCCGATATCTACATGCTTTTGACTCACTCGTCCGTCAAACGGGGCCTTAATCTCTGTTCGTTCCAGGTTCAACAGCGCCTTGCTAAGATCGGCCTGATCAGCCTCCAGCTTTGCCCGTGCCGCGGCCAACTGAGGCTCCTTAGCCACCAAGGGCGGCGGCTCTATGTTTGCTTTGGCCCCTTCTTCATGAAGTAGACGCCACTCTTCCTGTGCCGCAGAGGCCTCTTCTTTGGCCAACTCAAGACGACTTTCAGCGTCTTTCACCTTGGCCTTGGCCAGAGTGACGGCTAAGTGGTAATCCACCGGATCTATACGCAGCAACGTGTCGCCCTTACTGAATTCGCCGCCATTCACCAGGGCAGGAGAGACAAAGACGACCTTGCCGCCAACTTGAGGTACCAGGCTGATTTCCCGCAAGGATCTCACCGTACCTTCACCTAAGATGTGGACCACTTGCGGGCCCGCTTTGATCCGTATGGTCCGCACCATGGGCGCTGGGGCGGGTGGTGGTTTGCGTTTCTCGAGTTGGGGTTTGCTCGCCGTTAAGGCGCGCATGCCTAGCACGCCCAAGGCGATTAAACCAACAGCGACGGCAAAATGAACAAGTCGCTTCTTTGTTCTGTTCATGGACAATATTCCTTTGGTTCTATTGATTTCATTGGTTCTGCTTAATCAAACGCCTCTTCTATTTGTGCCCAGCCGCCGCCTAAAGCTCGGTGCAGCGTAACGCGGTTGTTGATGATGGCCAAGTCGACCTCGACCAGACTTTGCTCGGCTTCAAACCGGATTTGCTGGGCGTCCAGCACAGTCAAGTAAGCCACCAGGCCCCGTTCATACCGGTTCTCAGCCACCCTCTGCGTGGCTCGGGCCTCCTCTAAAAAACGAAGTGTCCGGCCCCGACGTTCCAACTGCTCCTTGCGAGTCAAGAAAGCGCCTTCTACTTCGCCAAAAGCCGTCAATACGGTTTTGGCGTAGTCGGCCAAGCCTTGCTCATATCTTGCCTCGGCAGCCCGTTGACCGGCCTTCAATTTGCCTGCGTCAAACAGTGGTTGCACTACGCCCAAGGCTATGTTCCACAACTCGCTTTCAGGCTGGAAAAGTCGATTCAATTCGTCGCTCGAATAGCCGAAACTGCCCGTCAAGGCAATGCGAGGGAAACGGCTGGCTTTGCTCACCCCCACC
The Deltaproteobacteria bacterium genome window above contains:
- a CDS encoding efflux RND transporter permease subunit, with the translated sequence MKGIVAWFADNHVAANLLMILLLLAGTVTGLTMKLEVFPETSLDQISITMAYPGASPAEVEEAIVRRIEENVAGLAGIKRIDSVAREGSGWVNIEVMKDWDLKALLDEVKAEVDRINTFPEEAEEPVVSEVTRRVQVVNVAVYGDAPESTIKHLTEKVKDDITNLPDITYAEISGIRQGEIHIEISEQTLRRYRLTLGQVAEIVRRASLDLPAGDIKTAGGEILVRTKGRRYHAADYQDVAVLARADGSKVTLGQIATLIDGFEDTDLLTQFQGKLSGVIEVFRVADQNALTVADTVKGYIEEIRPSLPQGVGIDFYRDRSKILRSRIDLLLRNMAIGLVLVSILLGMFLNLRLAFWVTLGIPISFAAGIWILPRFDVSINMISLFAFITVLGIVVDDAIIVGENIFRKQDEGLRGLDGAVHGTIEVGRPVIFAVLTTVAAFWPLLLGTGTMGKVMRNIPIVVILVLLGSLAESLLILPAHLSRSRHGASPRKNDLKKEKRMVLWLRWVINGPYARLVDFCVRWRYATVALGIAMLLLTLGVWRGGWIKFTLFPKIESDLLTCSLTMPAGTPVERTKEIATHLERCAKQALAQQDKKRPDGAPPLFESSITIVGMQTGGQGPMAGGPQVGSHLAQVKIELLEGEQRDVSATRLAMLWRKKAGMIPDAEEITFKSALFSAGNPVEVHLSLDDHDQLLAAVDELKEELKVYPGVFDVSDSFFPGKKEVQLKLKLAARSLGLTLDDLARQVRHAFYGAEALRLQRDQDEVKVMVRYPDSERKSLGSLEEMRIRTPDGLEVPFSQVAEVKMEQGYASIQRAQRLRVIKVTADVDETITNANEVRTDLERRFLPQLQHKYLGLRYTMEGEGKEQRESMADVMKGFVIALFCIYALLAIPFKSFTQPFIVMAAIPFGIIGAIFGHLIMGHNLSLLSMFGIVGLAGVVVNDSLVLIDATNRIRRQGADAHGAITRAGALRFRAIILTSLTTFAGLTPMLLERSLQAQFLIPMAISLGFGVLFGTGITLLLVPSLYMILNDVHHLLASLKAKVLPTTVS
- a CDS encoding efflux RND transporter periplasmic adaptor subunit, encoding MNRTKKRLVHFAVAVGLIALGVLGMRALTASKPQLEKRKPPPAPAPMVRTIRIKAGPQVVHILGEGTVRSLREISLVPQVGGKVVFVSPALVNGGEFSKGDTLLRIDPVDYHLAVTLAKAKVKDAESRLELAKEEASAAQEEWRLLHEEGAKANIEPPPLVAKEPQLAAARAKLEADQADLSKALLNLERTEIKAPFDGRVSQKHVDIGQHVLIGQTLAILYSTEAAEIVVPLEDESAFWFHIPGFTPGNSPGSPAKVLASIAGRERIWPATVVRAEGKLDERTRMINVVVRVEKPYAKKPPLVMGLFVTVNIQGRSLPNAAIIPRSALRQDDLVWVVDKHSRLHFRKVDVALVQGDDAVIQAGLEEGERLVTTPLKAFADGMAVRPVPGTQANL